The following proteins are encoded in a genomic region of Bufo bufo chromosome 11, aBufBuf1.1, whole genome shotgun sequence:
- the ENSA gene encoding alpha-endosulfine has product MSEKYEGDVHFEETGEEKQDSQEKEAVTPEKAEEQKLKAKYPNLGQKPGGSDFLMKRMQKGQKYFDSGDYNMAKAKMKNKQLPSAGPDKNLVTGDHIPTPQDLPQRKSSLVTSKLAG; this is encoded by the exons ATGTCGGAGAAGTACGAAGGGGACGTGCATTTCGAGGAGACTGGCGAGGAGAAGCAG GACTCCCAGGAGAAGGAGGCGGTGACGCCGGAGAAAGCGGAGGAGCAGAAGCTGAAGGCCAAGTACCCCAACCTGGGGCAGAAGCCGGGGGGGTCGGACTTCCTGATGAAGAGAATGCAGaaaggg CAAAAGTACTTTGACTCGGGCGACTACAACATGGCCAAGGCCAAGATGAAGAACAAGCAGCTGCCCAGCGCCGGGCCGGATAAAAACCTTGTAACCGGTGACCACATCCCCACGCCGCAGGACCTTCCACAGAGGAAATCTTCACTGGTTACCAGCAAGCTAGCAGGGTAG